Proteins found in one Crassostrea angulata isolate pt1a10 chromosome 3, ASM2561291v2, whole genome shotgun sequence genomic segment:
- the LOC128176782 gene encoding neurogenic locus notch homolog protein 1-like has product MLRTLCGIALFVVTVSAFPNLQERAESCTTAADCANDTCKDHPGNVICAIHHGDTGVCHCEHHHHTPHPHPAIRAETCTTAADCANDTCKDHPGNVICAIHHGDTGVCHCEHHHHTPHPHPAIRAETCTTAADCSNDTCHDQQGNVVCAIHHGDTGVCHCEHHHHTPHPHPAIRAETCTTAADCANDTCKDHPGNVICAIHHGDTGVCHCEHHHHTPHPHPAIRAETCTTAADCANDTCKDHPGNVICAIHHGDTGVCHCEHHHHTPHPHPAIRAETCTTAADCSNDTCHDQQGNVVCAIHHGDTGVCHCEHHHHTPHPHPAIRAETCTTAADCANDTCKDHPGNVICAIHHGDTGVCHCEHHHHTPHPHPAIRAETCTTAADCANDTCKDHPGNVICAIHHGDTGVCHCEHHHHTPHPHPAIRAETCTTAADCANDTCKDHPGNVICAIHHGDTGVCHCEHHHHTPHPHPAIRAETCTTAADCSNDTCHDQQGNVVCAIHHGDTGVCHCEHHHHTPHPHPAVRNDKCYNDTDCSPTTCHGQDGIITCEIHHEGHAGICHCAHVQYSFEDENDE; this is encoded by the exons ATGTTACGGACTTTATGCGGAATTGCTCTTTTTGTTG TAACTGTTTCTGCATTTCCAAATCTTCAAGAAAGAGCCGAATCATGCACCACAGCAGCCGATTGCGCTAACGACACTTGCAAAGATCACCCAGGAAATGTAATCTGCGCCATTCATCACGGAGATACCGGCGTGTGCCATTGTGAGCATCACCACCACACACCACATCCCCACCCCGCCATCCGAGCTGAAACTTGCACCACAGCAGCCGATTGCGCTAACGACACTTGCAAAGATCACCCAGGAAATGTAATCTGCGCCATTCACCACGGAGATACCGGCGTGTGCCATTGTGAGCATCACCACCACACACCACATCCCCACCCCGCCATCCGAGCTGAAACTTGCACCACAGCTGCTGATTGTTCTAACGACACCTGCCATGACCAGCAGGGAAATGTCGTCTGTGCCATTCACCACGGAGACACCGGCGTGTGCCATTGTGAGCATCACCACCACACACCACATCCCCACCCCGCCATCCGAGCTGAAACTTGCACCACAGCAGCCGATTGCGCTAACGACACTTGCAAAGATCACCCAGGAAATGTAATCTGCGCCATTCATCACGGAGATACCGGCGTGTGCCATTGTGAGCATCACCACCACACACCACATCCCCACCCCGCCATCCGAGCTGAAACTTGCACCACAGCAGCCGATTGCGCTAACGACACTTGCAAAGATCACCCAGGAAATGTAATCTGCGCCATTCACCACGGAGATACCGGCGTGTGCCATTGTGAGCATCACCACCACACACCACATCCCCACCCCGCCATCCGAGCTGAAACTTGCACCACAGCTGCTGATTGTTCTAACGACACCTGCCATGACCAGCAGGGAAATGTCGTCTGTGCCATTCACCACGGAGACACCGGCGTGTGCCATTGTGAGCATCACCACCACACACCACATCCCCACCCCGCCATCCGAGCTGAAACTTGCACCACAGCAGCCGATTGCGCTAACGACACTTGCAAAGATCACCCAGGAAATGTTATCTGCGCCATTCACCACGGAGATACCGGCGTGTGCCATTGTGAGCATCACCACCACACACCACATCCCCACCCCGCCATCCGAGCTGAAACTTGCACCACAGCAGCCGATTGCGCTAACGACACTTGCAAAGATCACCCAGGAAATGTAATCTGCGCCATTCACCACGGAGATACCGGCGTGTGCCATTGTGAGCATCACCACCACACACCACATCCCCACCCCGCCATCCGAGCTGAAACTTGCACCACAGCAGCCGATTGCGCTAACGACACTTGCAAAGATCACCCAGGAAATGTAATCTGCGCCATTCACCACGGAGATACCGGCGTGTGCCATTGTGAGCATCACCACCACACACCACATCCCCACCCCGCCATCCGAGCTGAAACTTGCACCACAGCTGCTGATTGTTCTAACGACACCTGCCATGACCAGCAGGGAAATGTCGTCTGTGCCATTCACCACGGAGATACCGGCGTCTGCCATTGCGAGCACCACCACCACACACCACATCCCCACCCCGCAGTCAGAAACGACAAATGTTACAATGATACTGATTGTTCACCGACTACATGTCACGGTCAGGATG